CACGGTGACGACGAAGGACGAGATCCGGGCGGAGGCCGAACGCCGCGGCCTGGCCGTCGCCAAGAAGCCGGACTCGCACGACATCTGCTTCATCGCCGACGGCGACACCCAGGGCTTCCTGTCGAAGCGCCTGGGCAAGGCGGAGGGCGACATCGTCGACGAGTCGGGCGCGGTGGTCGGCAGCCACGAGGGGGCGTACGGCTTCACGATCGGCCAGCGCAAGGGCCTGCGCATCGGCACGCCGGCCGCCGACGGCAAGCCGCGCTACGTCCTGGACATCTCACCGGTGAACAACACGGTGACGGTGGGCCCGGTGGCGGCCCTGGACGTGAGTGGGCTTACGGCCATCAAGCCCCGCTGGTGCGGCGCGGCCCCGACGGGCCCCGGCACGTACACGGCCCAGCTCCGCGCCCACGGCGGCGAGACGGAGGTCCGCGCGGAACTGGTGAACGACACCCTGGAGGTCACCTTCACGGAGCCGGTCCGCGGAGTGGCCCCCGGCCAGGCGATCGTCCTGTACGACGACACGCGGGTGGTGGGCTCGGCGACGATCGCGACGACTGTGCGGGCGGCGGTCGCCAACGCGGGCTGAGGCTCCGACGGACCGCGCGGCGACCGCCCCTCAGCGTTCGTCGCGCATCGCCTGGAGACAGCCGGTCGCCGCGCGCAGGAACTCTTCACGCGCCCCCTTGAAGGCCTTCCAATCCGGATTGCTTCCATGCCCCTTGTGTATCGCGGCCAACTGCGTCAGTACGGCATGCCCCTCCTCGACCGGGCCGATCCCCTCCACCTCGATCACGGTGAAGGCGCCCCGCGTCGCGGCGTAGGCCGCGTCGACCGCGGCCACCGCGGCACTCTCGTCGGCGTAGCGCCCGTCCACCCGATGCCACGCCACATGGGATTCCGCGTCGGCAGCCACGAGGAAGGCGGCGTACGCGTCACGCCGCGCGAGGTACAACGACACGTCATCCATGGTCACTCCCGGGCGAGGGCATAGCGGACGCCGCAACGCTACCCAGCGCGGCGCGGCGTCGGCTCCGGAATCGCTGCCGGTCGCCGGTCGCCGGTCAACATCGCGTGCCGCTCACCCCCGGGTTGTGATAGCGCACCGACTGGTGAGGAGAGGGCAGAGGCCGGTTCAACAGACCTCCGTCGCTGGTCGGCGTGCACGCGGCATCCGGCGCGCACACTGTCTGTGGCGCGCACGTCTCGAACGACGGATTGCACTCGGGGAGGCACGTGGGCCGATCCGAGGTGGCCGTGTCCGGGAAGACGGTTTCGAGTTCGGCCCGCGCGGCACGCATGGCGACACCGCTGAAGATCTGCTCCAGAGGGCGCTCATGCACGTTGCCCACGGTCATCCATCGCGAGAAGACGAAGAAGCAGTACGAGCCCGGATGCAGCGACAGGACCTGCTGCACGACCCGCACAAACGGTTCAAGATCCTGATCGGGGAGCCGGCGCTTCGTTCTCTGATCTGCTCTCCGTCAGTGCTCGCCGTCCAACTGGACCGCCTCTCGCGCCTGATCGGCATGGACACCATCGAACTCGGTGTCGTCCCGATGGCCGCCCCACTGAGAATCCCGCCCACCGGCGGCTTCTGGATCCATGACGAGCGGCTGGTCACGGTGGAGGTCTGGCACGCGGACCTGTGGGTCGACGACAGGGACTCCATCGCCACCTATCTGCGCACGTGGCACACGCTCCGGGACTCCGCGGTGTACGGGGCTGACGCACAGAACCTGATCAACGCGGCGTGGCGCGCACTGAGCGGGACGTAGACGGCACGGTGGCCGTCTTTATCCCGCGTATGAGTGACAGGAGGGTGCGCTGGTCCGTCGCCAGGACCTCG
This sequence is a window from Streptomyces ortus. Protein-coding genes within it:
- the mnmA gene encoding tRNA 2-thiouridine(34) synthase MnmA; protein product: MTETSQRPRPLRVLAAMSGGVDSAVAAARAAEAGHDVTGVHLALSANPQSFRTGARGCCTIEDSRDARRAADVIGIPFYVWDLAERFREDVVDDFVAEYEAGRTPNPCLRCNEKIKFAALLDKALALGFDAVCTGHYAKVLVNEDGTRELHRASDMAKDQSYVLGVLDDRQLAHAMFPLGDTVTTKDEIRAEAERRGLAVAKKPDSHDICFIADGDTQGFLSKRLGKAEGDIVDESGAVVGSHEGAYGFTIGQRKGLRIGTPAADGKPRYVLDISPVNNTVTVGPVAALDVSGLTAIKPRWCGAAPTGPGTYTAQLRAHGGETEVRAELVNDTLEVTFTEPVRGVAPGQAIVLYDDTRVVGSATIATTVRAAVANAG
- a CDS encoding Scr1 family TA system antitoxin-like transcriptional regulator codes for the protein MHVAHGHPSREDEEAVRARMQRQDLLHDPHKRFKILIGEPALRSLICSPSVLAVQLDRLSRLIGMDTIELGVVPMAAPLRIPPTGGFWIHDERLVTVEVWHADLWVDDRDSIATYLRTWHTLRDSAVYGADAQNLINAAWRALSGT